A stretch of DNA from Aerosakkonema funiforme FACHB-1375:
TTTGCACTATGGTCAGTCAAGATAAATCTCTGACGGCAATGATCCAGAATGATGAAGAAAAAGAGTGGTTACAGCCTCTACTTGATTTTCGTGTTGAATTGGATGTTGAAGATAGTCGCGATCGAAGAGATTTTCGACGCCGTACTGGTAATGTCCAACTTTATGAGCGTAATTTAGAAGGGGAAATATCTATAGAGCCTATTCCAGGCCCTTATACTAAAGAAGCGCGAGAGTATTTGCTAAGGCGGCTTCTAACTGTTCAAACCGAAATTCGTCGTAAAGCACCCCCAGAAATGCGCGACATCACCCTCATCACCCATGAAGAACTCAGCGAAATTCGTCGCATTTGGCTAGAAGAAAGACACGAATTCGACGACAGCTTACCCAAAATTTACCAAGAAGTGACCGGCGAATTATTCCAAGATACCCGTCCCGGCGTCGAAAGAAGACTTTTGGGAAGCGACGAATGGACAGTTTTAGAAGAAATAAGCGACGGCGATATCATGCACTTAGAACTGATGGCAAAATTACTCGACACCGAACGCCAGTATTACACCAAAACTCGCCGAACGGGAATCTACGACACCCTAGAAAAATGCTTCGATACAAGTGCGCGTTCCAAAGAAGAAGCCATCAATAACGCCCACTACCAGCGCAACGTCAATAATGCCGTCAAAGCCGTCAAAGAAAATCTCGACGACATTTACCAAATCAAACAAATCTTTGCTGGCAAAACCTCCGAAACACCCCAAAAAAATACCGCAAACATCGACAAAATTAAACAAACCGTAGAAAACAAAACCGAACAAAGCAGACAACTATCTTGGGCAGACCTAAAATTCTCAAACAATGACTCCGAAACCCCAGACGAATAAAGTCTGTCTGCCAACTCATCCTCGGACAAAACAAGAGGACGAAAAACTTTGTTTTTACCTACAAATTCTCGCCCTCTTGCTGCGACCCTACACAACATTTTCAATGCAAACTTTCTACTTCTTTCCGGTCAAATATTCGCTCCAAGTAGCACAGCCAATTAAAATATTGCTATAACCGACAAATTGATGACCCCGTGCCCCTACAAAATGTTCGTGTTAAATATTAACATGACAATTCTCAAACACCCCTCTGCGTACCTCCGTGTAAACCTTTGCGTTCCTTTGCGTTAAAAAATTAACCCATCCCAACACCATCGTGATTTTCCTCCAACTCATCCTCCAAAACTTCGGCCCTTATCTCGGCAAAC
This window harbors:
- the dndC gene encoding DNA phosphorothioation system sulfurtransferase DndC; translation: MSLFPPRTVEELVEDIEMLTQEIQELYSLDEIPWVIGYSGGKDSTAVLQLIWNAIAALPLEKRTKRIDVITTDTLVENPIVSNWVRNSIERMKAAAQEAKMPIEPHLLHPELTETFWVGVIGKGYPAPRGKFRWCTERLKINPSNRFIRDVIRNSGETILVLGTRKAESTKRAYRMKKMEAKRVRDRLSPNMNLPNSLVYSPIEDWRDDEVWLYLMQWQNPWGHSNKDLFAMYRGASADNECPLVVDTSTPSCGSSRFGCWVCTMVSQDKSLTAMIQNDEEKEWLQPLLDFRVELDVEDSRDRRDFRRRTGNVQLYERNLEGEISIEPIPGPYTKEAREYLLRRLLTVQTEIRRKAPPEMRDITLITHEELSEIRRIWLEERHEFDDSLPKIYQEVTGELFQDTRPGVERRLLGSDEWTVLEEISDGDIMHLELMAKLLDTERQYYTKTRRTGIYDTLEKCFDTSARSKEEAINNAHYQRNVNNAVKAVKENLDDIYQIKQIFAGKTSETPQKNTANIDKIKQTVENKTEQSRQLSWADLKFSNNDSETPDE